TATTCTAGGTGCACTATTACTTTCGATTAGCTTATTTCTGGATGTTGATGTAATTGCTATGATGATTGGTCTCAGTGTAGTCATAGCAGTGATTATTATGAAAATTGGCAGTAAAGTACTGGTAAATTATATGAATAAGTCGGTTAAGGTCCCTTATAAAGATATGAATTTATAATTTTTGTAATGGCTCCAATCGCCACGCTATAAAAAGGTTAAACTGAGATATAGTTAAGCGATAAATCTTGCAATTGAATATTTTATCCTTTGTAATGAGAAGTGTGCTATGGAAGAGTTATTATGTTTTTCAACTAATTTATATGTAAGAAAGGGGTTAGTCTGTGTCTGGTGCAGGTGATGGAGGCGAAAAAACAACTGAATTACCATCGTTTGTAGATTTAGTGCCTATCGATGCCCATAGTCATTTTTTAGGATTAACGAAGCACGAGTGGGTACCTATAATAATGTCGGCAACGATAATTATTTTTTTGACATTATTTTCTATGCTTGCAACGAGAAAGTTGCGAAAAACCCCTGGTAAGCTTCAGGCTTTTTTAGAAATCCTTGTGGAAGGGCTTGAAAATTTTACCAGATCACAGATGGGAAGAGCTGCAGGGCCTTTTATTCCGTTTATTGGGACGTTGTTTATCTATATTTTTGCCATGAATATGCTAGGGCAAATCCCCCTGTTTCACTCACCAACGAGTAATTTTAATACTACTATTGCTTTAACATTAATCGTTTTTTTTGTTACGCACTACCAGGGAGTGAAAAACAATGGCGTTGTAGGGTATCTTAAGCATATGGCAGGAAAGCCAATTTGGCTTGCCCCACTCGTTTTTCCTTTACATTTAATGCAAGAATTGCTTTCACGTCCATTATCTTTATCTATGCGTTTGTTTGGTAATGTTATGGGAGAAGATACAATTATTGCAATATTTATAGGAATTTCTCCGTTTCTCCTGGGTTACATCCCTTTACCAATGCATCTACCGATGGTTTTTCTTGCCTTACTGGGCAGTACAATACAAGCAATGATTTTTTCATTATTGGCAAGTTTTTATATAGCGGGTGCAATTGGCATCCATGAAGAAGAGCATCATTAACATTTTTTAAGAAGGAGGAGGTACCGTGGTTTATTTTGCAGTATTAGCAGTATCAGTGGCTTTGATAGCAATCGCAGCTTTTGGTTGTGCTATTGGACAAGGTATGGCAGTTTATGGTGCGACAACCAGCATAGCAAGGCAGCCTGAAACGGCAGGTAAAATACAGCTTGTTATGTTTGTTGGTCTGGCCTTTATTGAATCATTAACAATCTATTCCTTGATGATGTCCTTTATGCTTCTTGGAAAATTACCAAAGACAGAGGCAGTTCTTGAATTAATTCAACACGCAGTGAAATAAGTGTTAGGAGGGAATCTCATTGGATATTTTGAATACCCTGGGAATCAATTTTAAATCTATTATTATCCAGGGAACTGGTTTTTTAATACTGCTCTTT
The genomic region above belongs to Candidatus Jettenia caeni and contains:
- a CDS encoding F0F1 ATP synthase A subunit: MSGAGDGGEKTTELPSFVDLVPIDAHSHFLGLTKHEWVPIIMSATIIIFLTLFSMLATRKLRKTPGKLQAFLEILVEGLENFTRSQMGRAAGPFIPFIGTLFIYIFAMNMLGQIPLFHSPTSNFNTTIALTLIVFFVTHYQGVKNNGVVGYLKHMAGKPIWLAPLVFPLHLMQELLSRPLSLSMRLFGNVMGEDTIIAIFIGISPFLLGYIPLPMHLPMVFLALLGSTIQAMIFSLLASFYIAGAIGIHEEEHH
- a CDS encoding F0F1 ATP synthase C subunit, whose product is MVYFAVLAVSVALIAIAAFGCAIGQGMAVYGATTSIARQPETAGKIQLVMFVGLAFIESLTIYSLMMSFMLLGKLPKTEAVLELIQHAVK